A genomic window from Brassica oleracea var. oleracea cultivar TO1000 chromosome C8, BOL, whole genome shotgun sequence includes:
- the LOC106309414 gene encoding uncharacterized protein LOC106309414 produces the protein MNLVQGPDESVVESVVKERRKWSPKEDKILIGAWLNTSKDAVVSNEQKAGAFWRRIVDYYNASPQLVGTIPREVGQCKQRWASINEQVSKFVGCYDAALREQRSEYLKMSSSSSDEVEERLNEIFDDILEDTYNDIVEAKTSKQRKQAYIERNREAGHNRLWDDYFTEDSTFSTHLFRRRFRMNKDLFLRLVHGLSENVPFFRQRRDVTGRFGLSPLQKCTPAIRLLAYGTAADTVDEYLRLGESTALSCLHHFTDGIIQLFGDEYLRRATPEDLQRLLDMGDKRGFPGMVGSIDCMH, from the exons ATGAATTTGGT CCAAGGTCCTGATGAGTCTGTTGTCGAGTCTGTTGTGAAGGAGAGGAGGAAATGGTCTCCGAAAGAGGATAAAATCCTTATTGGTGCTTGGCTTAACACCAGTAAAGATGCGGTGGTGAGCAATGAGCAGAAAGCTGGTGCATTCTGGAGGAGGATTGTAGACTACTACAACGCAAGCCCTCAGCTGGTTGGGACAATACCTAGAGAGGTTGGTCAGTGCAAGCAAAGATGGGCTAGTATTAACGAGCAAGTGTCCAAGTTCGTTGGATGCTATGATGCGGCTCTGAGGGAGCAGAGAAGTG AATACCTAAAAATGTCATCATCTTCGTCCGATGAAGTCGAAGAAAGATTGAACGAAATTTTCGACGATATCTTGGAAGATACATACAACGACATAGTGGAGGCCAAAACCAGTAAGCAAAGGAAACAGGCTTATATAGAACGAAACCGTGAAGCGGGACACAACCGCTTATGGGATGACTACTTCACTGAAGATTCGACATTCTCGACACATTTATTCAGACGCCGTTTCCGCATGAATAAGGATTTATTCTTGCGTCTTGTCCATGGCCTCTCAGAGAACGTTCCATTCTTTCGACAACGAAGAGATGTAACCGGGAGGTTTGGTCTTTCTCCACTACAAAAATGTACACCAGCTATTCGTCTGCTTGCTTATGGTACTGCGGCTGACACGGTAGACGAATATCTCCGACTTGGTGAAAGCACGGCACTTTCGTGTTTACACCATTTCACTGACGGAATAATACAGTTATTTGGAGATGAGTATCTACGAAGAGCCACACCAGAGGATCTTCAACGACTGCTCGATATGGGAGACAAACGCGGGTTTCCTGGGATGGTAGGAAGCATTGACTGTATGCATTGA
- the LOC106308049 gene encoding 1-aminocyclopropane-1-carboxylate oxidase homolog 6-like, protein MESKDFDSYSERKAFDETKAGVKGLVDAHITEVPRIFRLPQGTLSDKKPSLSSSDLAIPIIDLADVHVSRPRVVEKIKDAAEKWGFFQMVNHGVPLSVLEEMRDGVRRFFEQDLEVKKSYFSREATKKFVYNSNFDLYSSTACVNWRDSFACYMSSDPPTPEELPVVCRGAMIEHWKHMMSLGALLFELLSEALGLSSDMLKSMDCMKGLFMICHYYPPCPQPDLTIGTNHHSDNSFLTILLQDQVGGLQILHQDCWVDVSPVPGALVINIGDFMQLITNDKFISAEHRVLSNRTETRISVASFFTTNLLPNSTVYGPIKELLSEENPPIYRDFTLEEYTKGYVKKGLNGTSHLSYLKL, encoded by the exons ATGGAGAGCAAAGACTTCGACTCATACAGTGAGCGCAAAGCTTTCGACGAGACTAAAGCAGGTGTGAAAGGTCTCGTTGATGCTCACATCACCGAGGTTCCTCGTATCTTCCGTCTCCCACAAGGTACCTTATCGGATAAGAAACCCTCTCTTTCTTCCTCGGATCTCGCAATCCCTATCATCGACTTGGCAGACGTCCACGTGTCACGTCCACGTGTCGTTGAGAAGATCAAAGATGCGGCAGAGAAGTGGGGTTTTTTTCAGATGGTCAACCATGGTGTTCCTTTAAGCGTTCTTGAAGAGATGAGAGATGGAGTTCGAAGGTTTTTTGAGCAAGATCTCGAGGTTAAGAAGTCTTACTTCTCGCGTGAAGCCACCAAAAAATTTGTCTACAATAGTAACTTTGATCTGTATAGTTCTACTGCATGCGTTAACTGGAGAGACAGTTTCGCCTGTTACATGTCTTCTGATCCCCCAACCCCTGAAGAGCTCCCAGTGGTTTGCAG GGGTGCTATGATCGAACACTGGAAGCATATGATGAGTTTAGGTGCTTTGCTCTTTGAACTCTTGTCGGAAGCTCTTGGTTTGAGTTCTGATATGCTTAAGAGCATGGATTGTATGAAGGGTTTGTTTATGATCTGCCACTATTACCCTCCCTGTCCTCAACCTGACCTAACTATCGGCACAAACCATCACTCTGACAACTCCTTCCTCACCATTCTCCTTCAAGACCAAGTTGGTGGCCTTCAAATTCTTCATCAAGACTGTTGGGTCGATGTCTCACCCGTTCCAGGGGCTCTTGTTATCAACATCGGAGATTTCATGCAG CTAATAACGAATGACAAATTCATAAGCGCAGAGCACAGAGTGCTTTCGAACAGAACTGAAACGAGGATTTCAGTAGCGAGCTTTTTCACCACGAATTTGCTTCCAAATTCAACTGTTTATGGACCAATCAAAGAGCTTCTCTCTGAAGAAAACCCTCCAATCTACAGAGACTTCACTTTAGAAGAATACACAAAGGGATACGTTAAGAAAGGCCTCAACGGAACTTCTCATCTGTCCTATCTCAAGTTATGA
- the LOC106309415 gene encoding uncharacterized protein LOC106309415: protein MHQEPNISFYRERYFLSPTTKQAYDPSVSDLLIVHICLLCLCIPHRFKKDTQRRFNDFGADGGPAAKELTQKLHLTKAHLSSRLGVALPDIEVKQVVWAIVALKGLGGLLFVVGNIVGAYLLAFYLVVVSPILYDFYNYGPEDRQFSLLLTEFLQSFAHCYSLSE from the exons ATGCATCAG GAACCGAACATAAGCTTCTACCGAGAAAGATATTTCCTCTCTCCGACGACAAAACAGGCCTACGACCCATCAGTGTCTGATTTGCTCATTGTTCACATTTGCCTGCTTTGCTTATGTATCCCTCACCGCTTTAAGAAGGACACACAAAGGAG GTTCAATGACTTTGGAGCTGACGGTGGTCCAGCAGCTAAAGAGTTGACTCAAAAGCTTCATCTGACCAAAGCACATCTCTCTTCCAGATTAGGAGTTGCATTACCCGACATTGAG GTGAAACAAGTGGTATGGGCAATTGTTGCTCTGAAAGGACTCGGAGGCTTACTCTTTGTTGTTGGCAACATCGTTGGTGCCTATCTTCTG GCTTTCTACTTGGTGGTTGTTAGTCCCATCTTATATGATTTCTACAACTATGGACCTGAGGACCGCCAATTCTCTCTTCTATTGACTGAGTTCTTGCAG AGTTTTGCGCACTGCTATTCTTTATCGGAGTGA
- the LOC106309417 gene encoding uncharacterized protein LOC106309417, which produces MLEKTFSTFHTSNVVLQQQYREKGFSTYAALISCLLLAEQNNELLMMNSELRPPGAKALPEAHAAVEPKDETPRESYHGRMRGRGRWQGRNRGFQPCGRGFQPRDHLGRSRGRGYSRGHQANRGYKSDFKTHGSSSTKSACYRCGMTNHWANKCKTPQHLVKLYQESIKGKNFVANLVHYDHENDLDHEDDQAHDKDDHEDFETSDLLTSG; this is translated from the coding sequence ATGTTGGAGAAAACATTCTCCACATTCCACACCAGCAATGTTGTGCTTCAGCAACAGTACCGAGAGAAGGGTTTCTCCACTTATGCTGCCTTAATCTCTTGTTTGTTGCTAGCTGAGCAAAACAATGAGTTGCTCATGATGAACAGTGAGCTAAGGCCTCCTGGTGCTAAAGCATTGCCTGAGGCACATGCGGCCGTAGAGCCAAAGGATGAGACTCCAAGAGAGTCATACCATGGTCGCATGAGAGGCCGTGGTAGATGGCAAGGTCGTAACCGTGGGTTTCAACCATGTGGCCGTGGATTTCAACCACGAGACCATCTTGGTCGCAGCCGAGGCCGAGGCTACAGCCGAGGTCATCAAGCTAACCGTGGGTATAAGTCCGACTTCAAAACCCATGGCTCGAGCTCGACCAAATCTGCTTGCTATCGTTGTGGGATGACCAATCATTGGGCTAATAAATGCAAAACTCCCCAACACCTTGTTAAGCTCTACCAGGAGAGCATAAAGGGCAAGAACTTTGTGGCAAATTTGGTCCATTATGACCATGAGAATGATCTGGACCATGAGGATGATCAAGCCCATGACAAAGATGATCATGAAGACTTTGAGACTTCAGACCTCCTTACAAGTGGCTGA
- the LOC106309418 gene encoding uncharacterized protein LOC106309418 has product MLEVNNVAKKAIVWCLVLQALIIQGDSIESGDVSFSIMLRNEMYGLRRPLVVYRCKSSGKSLRWHQSYRKQEFTWDFEVPPFGNGVVIHQCHFMSSQGTADVIIKTLSMTSILCGGHVCKYVIGPNGIYFVGFETYYPHNIFLRFVELVRPVVKLVEPWKAWSPRQLKEFRAERNRTRSEDDNYMEDHD; this is encoded by the coding sequence ATGTTAGAAGTAAATAATGTTGCTAAGAAAGCTATAGTTTGGTGCCTTGTGTTGCAAGCCCTTATAATTCAAGGAGACTCGATTGAAAGTGGAGATGTGAGTTTCTCTATAATGTTGAGAAACGAAATGTACGGCTTAAGACGTCCATTGGTTGTCTACCGGTGCAAGTCATCTGGAAAATCTCTCCGGTGGCACCAATCGTATAGGAAACAGGAGTTTACATGGGATTTTGAAGTCCCGCCATTTGGAAACGGCGTGGTCATTCACCAGTGCCACTTCATGTCGAGCCAAGGGACAGCGGATGTCATTATCAAGACGTTGTCGATGACATCGATCTTGTGCGGAGGACATGTGTGTAAATATGTTATTGGGCCGAACGGTATATATTTCGTTGGTTTTGAGACCTATTATCCGCACAATATTTTCTTAAGATTTGTGGAGTTGGTAAGGCCTGTTGTCAAGCTTGTTGAGCCATGGAAGGCGTGGTCACCGCGGCAGCTAAAAGAGTTTCGAGCGGAACGCAACCGCACCAGGTCAGAGGATGATAACTACATGGAAGACCACGATTAG
- the LOC106311989 gene encoding MATH domain-containing protein At5g43560-like — translation MAETVDEDSGVGRSVEASTNGQYSLSGEALSQWRCSTQVENGTPSTSPSYWDTDDDDDYGLRPSQLFVKHKWKIEKFSEIKKRELRSSVFEAGGYKWYILIYPQGCDVWHHLSLFLCVANHEKLLPGWGHFAQFTIAVANKDPKKSKFSDTLHRFWKKEHDWGWKKFIESQKLNDGFVDDSDCLTIEAQVQVIRERVDRPFRCLYRGYRRELVRVYLTNVVQHCRLFVEEKRSKLERLIEDKARWTSFGVFWLGMDQNSRRRMSTEKMDVILKGVVKQFFIEKEVIATLVMDFLYSGLKALEGQTKSKKSRPRSLDPKELPAPLVTVDKDMFVLADDVLLLLERAALEPLPPNSDKGPRNRTKDVNDGEDDNNEAIERDERRLTELGRRTVEIFVLSHIFNSKIEVAYREAVALKRQEELIREEEEEWLAETEQRAKRGAAEREKKSKKKQAKQKRNRNKGKDKRKEEKVTFATHEEEKDLVTEKAQSPVEKTDTLGDVSDISDSVDGSAEILHPDLEDGDSSSVHWDTDALGRSRESAISISTANGIAERKNQSGMEDSSSTCSNDSIRSGFTNGSSYKGNALNFRNQNSPNKGKNQPRSQNSTSESDWVVVSHNQEPESSRNRSPFGKEAQVIVNSVDMDRPKEKSAAVLTSPRTAAKNPSPLTQTKLEKKNASVAPNRKVMPVSGPPSSSQVVPPSSDIGLRADVQKIPAPKQPATTTITRPSSAPVIPAMRPAPIVVSSVQPTTSFPRSVSSAGRLGPDSSLHNQQTYTPQSYKHAIVGNSPGSSSSFNHHPSSHGVAPTTLPSASYSQTPTSSYQSSFPFSQDGRFLGGRSLNSVNMGMNNPYAPTVTSNSSRQQAQNLMTDEFPHLDIINDLLEDENCSNMVFNGSMFSSHPQMLDRQYSYHGGGGGADFGISGELLSGGRSRSFGEEGYHYMPHNGLSAAGTYADGLIPTQWQMANVDLSLLGMRNNSSNLGDTTAYHHNAYYGLDSSNPSFSSGINGYTEFRPSNGH, via the exons ATGGCAGAGACTGTTGATGAGGATTCTGGAGTGGGGAGATCAGTAGAGGCGAGTACAAATGGACAATACAGTCTATCAGGAGAAGCACTCTCTCAGTGGAGGTGTTCTACTCAAGTGGAGAATGGGACTCCATCGACATCCCCCTCTTACTGGGATACCGATGATGATGATGACTACG GCCTTAGACCGTCTCAATTATTTGTGAAACATAAATGGAAGATAGAGAAATTCTCAGAAATCAAGAAAAGGGAGCTCCGTAGCAGTGTTTTTGAAGCTGGCGGCTACAAATG GTATATTTTAATTTATCCTCAAGGATGTGATGTTTGGCATCATCTCTCCTTGTTCCTCTGTGTTGCAAATCATGAAAAACTTCTTCCAG GCTGGGGTCATTTTGCTCAGTTCACTATAGCTGTGGCTAATAAAGATCCAAAGAAATCCAAATTTTCAG ATACGCTGCACCGGTTCTGGAAGAAGGAGCATGACTGGGGCTGGAAAAAGTTTATAGAGTCACAGAAATTAAATGACGGGTTCGTAGATGATTCTGACTGTCTTACCATCGAGGCTCAAGTTCAGGTTATCAG GGAGAGGGTGGACCGACCTTTTCGCTGCCTTTATCGTGGTTATAGGAGAGAGCTTGTTAGGGTGTATTTGACAAATGTGGTGCAACATTGCCGACTTTTTGTGGAAGAGAAGAGAAGCAAGCTTGAGAGGTTGATAGAGGACAAGGCAAGATGGACGAG CTTCGGTGTTTTCTGGTTAGGGATGGACCAAAACTCTAGACGTCGGATGTCTACAGAGAAAATGGACGTAATCCTAAAAGGAGTTGTTAAACAGTTTTTCATAGAGAAGGAAGTTATAGCCACTTTGGTGATGGATTTCTTGTATAGCGGATTGAAGGCTCTTGAAGGCCAAACTAAGAGCAAGAAATCTAGGCCAAGATCGTTAGATCCCAAGGAATTGCCAGCTCCGCTTGTTACTGTGGACAAAGATATGTTCGTATTAGCTGATGATGTGCTGTTACTCCTAGAGAGAGCTGCCCTTGAACCATTGCCTCCCAATTCGGATAAAGGTCCCCGAAACCGTACAAAG GATGTCAATGATGGAGAAGATGACAACAATGAAGCCATTGAGCGTGATGAGAGACGTTTAACTGAGTTGGGACGACGAACTGTGGAGATATTTGTTCTTAGCCATATCTTCAA CAGCAAAATCGAGGTTGCATATCGTGAAGCTGTTGCGCTAAAAAGGCAGGAAGAACTAATTCGTGAGGAAGAGGAAGAGTGGTTGGCAGAAACCGAACAGAGGGCCAAAAGGGGAGCAGCAGAGAGAGAGAAGAAATCTAAGAAGAAACAG GCGAAACAGAAACGAAACAGAAATAAAGGGAAGGACAAAAGGAAAGAAGAAAAGGTGACTTTTGCAACACATGAGGAAGAAAAGGATTTGGTCACAGAGAAAGCACAATCCCCAGTTGAAAAGACTGATACTCTTGGAGATGTATCCGACATATCTGATTCTGTAGATGGTTCAGCCGAGATTCTTCACCCTGATTTAGAAGATGGGGACAGTAGTTCTGTTCACTGGGATACTGACGCCTTAGGGAGAAGCAGAGAAAGCGCCATTTCCATTTCTACAGCCAATGGAATTGCAGAAAGAAAGAATCAGTCCGGTATGGAAGATAGTTCATCGACCTGTTCTAACGATTCCATCAGGTCTGGGTTTACCAATGGGTCCTCCTACAAAGGGAATGCCTTGAATTTCCGAAACCAGAATTCGCCAAACAA AGGAAAGAACCAACCAAGGAGTCAGAATTCTACTTCTGAATCTGACTGGGTTGTTGTCTCCCACAACCAGGAGCCAGAGAGCTCTAGAAATCGTAGTCCCTTTGGGAAG GAGGCTCAAGTCATTGTAAACTCGGTAGACATGGATCGACCTAAAGAGAAGAGCGCTGCTGTACTTACTTCTCCAAGAACTGCTGCCAAGAATCCCTCACCACTAACTCAAACAAAACTGGAGAAGAAGAACGCTTCAGTGGCACCAAACAGGAAAGTAATGCCAGTAAGTGGACCACCTTCATCAAGTCAAGTAGTGCCGCCTTCTTCAGATATTGGTCTCAGAGCTGATGTGCAAAAGATCCCTGCTCCAAAACAACCTGCAACAACAACTATAACAAGGCCTTCTAGTGCTCCAGTTATCCCTGCGATGCGACCTGCTCCTATTGTCGTCTCCTCTGTTCAACCAACAACATCCTTTCCTCGGTCGGTTAGCTCAGCTGGTCGTCTAGGTCCTGACTCTTCACTACACAACCAGCAAACTTACACTCCTCAATCCTATAAACACGCCATAGTTGGCAACTCGCCTGGTTCATCATCTAGTTTCAACCACCACCCAAGCTCTCATGGAGTTGCCCCAACCACATTGCCATCAGCATCTTACTCACAAACACCGACATCATCTTATCAGTCAAGCTTCCCGTTCAGTCAAGATGGGCGCTTCCTGGGTGGAAGGAGTTTAAATTCTGTAAACATGGGAATGAACAACCCTTATGCACCCACCGTGACTAGCAATAGTTCTCGACAACAAGCACAAAACTTGATGACCGACGAGTTCCCTCACCTCGATATCATCAATGACCTGCTCGAAGACGAGAACTGCAGCAACATGGTGTTTAATGGAAGCATGTTCAGTTCACATCCCCAGATGCTGGACAGGCAATACTCTTACCATGGTGGTGGTGGTGGTGCTGATTTTGGCATCTCGGGTGAGTTACTGTCTGGTGGCAGATCCAGGAGTTTTGGAGAAGAGGGATACCACTACATGCCACATAATGGTCTCTCTGCAGCAGGGACATATGCAGATGGTTTGATACCGACGCAGTGGCAAATGGCGAACGTGGACTTGTCTTTACTAGGTATGAGGAATAATAGTAGTAACTTGGGGGATACAACAGCATACCATCATAACGCATACTATGGTTTGGACTCTTCGAATCCGAGTTTTTCGTCTGGGATTAATGGCTACACTGAGTTCAGGCCGTCCAATGGTCACTGA